The Spirosoma sp. SC4-14 DNA window ACCATTCGCCATATTCCGGGTCGGCAAAATGGCTCCACATATAGTCGTGAACTTTTTCGAACCATTGCCAGCACCGCTCATCGCCCGTATGCAAATACCCTTTCAACAGGCTGATGAGGGTTTCCATGTGTACCCACCAGAGTTTCTGATCCCATTCCAGTTGTTGGGGAGGGTAGCCTTTCACATCGAGGAAATAAAAAATACCGCCATATTGCCGGTCCCAGCCGTAGTCCAGAATCGACAGCGTAATGTCGACAGCTTTCCGAATCAGTGCCTGATCGCCCGCCCGTTCGCCCAGATCCATAATAAACCACATCGACTCCAGTCCATGCCCCGGATTGACCAGCCGACCTTCGAACGAATCGGAGAAAGAGCCATCGGGGGTAATATTTTCGAGTATCAACCCCAGTTCGGGCCGGTAGAACTCCTCCATCACCGAACGGATGCCCGTGGCAATCGTCTGTTCAACCAGTTCGGGTTTCAGCAACGGTTCAATTTCCAGTACCAGATTGCAGAGAATCATGGGCAGGGCAAAATTCTTCAGCGGCCGCGTTCCCGGATAGGCTTTGGTGTAGGTTCCTTTCGGGTCGTCTTTCCGATGCAGAATGTTCAGAAACGTCTTAACCGCAATATTGCCGTATTCGGCTATGCCCGTTGCCTGATAGAGTTGACCAAAAGCCATGGTGGCAAAACAATCTGAGAAAATGTTGTAGGGCTGAACAAGCGGCTGCCCCTGACGGGTAAGCGAAAAATACCAGTTTCCCTCGGCGTCGCGACCGTGTTCTGTCAGAAATTCGGCTCCCTGACTGGCAAATTCGAGCCATTCCTGCCGTTTTTCAACCCGGTTATATAGCATCGCGAAGCACCAGACCTGCCTCGCCTGTAGCCACACGAATTTAT harbors:
- a CDS encoding AGE family epimerase/isomerase, translating into MQLNDYQHLYRTNLLNDVVPFWFNHSGDKEFGGYFTCLDQKGEVYDTDKFVWLQARQVWCFAMLYNRVEKRQEWLEFASQGAEFLTEHGRDAEGNWYFSLTRQGQPLVQPYNIFSDCFATMAFGQLYQATGIAEYGNIAVKTFLNILHRKDDPKGTYTKAYPGTRPLKNFALPMILCNLVLEIEPLLKPELVEQTIATGIRSVMEEFYRPELGLILENITPDGSFSDSFEGRLVNPGHGLESMWFIMDLGERAGDQALIRKAVDITLSILDYGWDRQYGGIFYFLDVKGYPPQQLEWDQKLWWVHMETLISLLKGYLHTGDERCWQWFEKVHDYMWSHFADPEYGEWFGYLNRQGEVLLPLKGGKWKGCFHIPRGLYQCWKTLEAIAEKKASTLLQD